The following are encoded in a window of Mycobacterium vicinigordonae genomic DNA:
- a CDS encoding NAD(P)H-dependent glycerol-3-phosphate dehydrogenase, with the protein MTGTGTVTVMGAGAWGTVLAKVLADAGNEVTLWARRAEVAKRINSTRSNPDYLPDTKLPAGIRATADAEEALSGVTTVLLGVPAQTMRANLELWNGMWADGATLVSLAKGIELGTLMRMSQVIVSVTGVDSSQVAVISGPNLASEIAQGQPAATVVACSDSGRAVALQRFLNSGYFRPYTNSDVVGTEIGGACKNVIALACGMAVGVGLGENTAAAIITRGLAEIMRLGLALGAKGATLAGLAGVGDLVATCTSPYSRNRSLGERLGRGDTMYSALHDRDGHVVEGVTSCESVLALASSYDVEMPLTDAVHRVCHKGLSVNEAIALLLGRTTKPE; encoded by the coding sequence ATGACCGGCACGGGAACTGTCACGGTGATGGGCGCCGGTGCCTGGGGCACCGTGCTGGCCAAGGTGCTGGCTGACGCCGGTAATGAGGTCACGTTGTGGGCTCGGCGCGCCGAGGTCGCCAAGCGGATCAACTCCACCCGATCCAATCCCGACTATCTTCCGGACACGAAGTTGCCGGCGGGCATCCGCGCCACTGCCGACGCCGAGGAGGCGTTGTCCGGCGTGACGACGGTGCTCCTCGGTGTGCCGGCACAGACCATGCGGGCCAATCTCGAGCTGTGGAACGGCATGTGGGCCGACGGCGCGACGCTGGTCAGCCTGGCCAAGGGCATCGAGCTGGGCACGCTGATGCGGATGAGCCAGGTGATCGTGTCGGTGACCGGAGTGGACTCCTCGCAGGTGGCCGTCATCTCGGGGCCTAACCTGGCCAGCGAGATCGCGCAGGGACAGCCGGCCGCCACTGTGGTGGCGTGCAGCGACTCCGGACGCGCAGTGGCGCTGCAGCGCTTCCTGAACAGTGGCTATTTCCGCCCGTACACGAACTCCGACGTGGTGGGCACTGAGATTGGCGGTGCCTGCAAGAACGTGATCGCGCTGGCTTGTGGGATGGCGGTCGGGGTGGGGCTGGGTGAGAACACCGCAGCGGCCATCATCACTCGCGGATTGGCTGAGATCATGCGGTTGGGGTTGGCGCTGGGTGCCAAGGGCGCGACGCTGGCGGGCCTGGCCGGAGTGGGTGACCTGGTGGCCACGTGCACCTCGCCGTACTCGCGCAATCGTTCGCTGGGGGAGCGGCTTGGCCGCGGCGACACCATGTATTCGGCACTGCACGACCGTGACGGACATGTTGTCGAAGGAGTGACGTCCTGCGAGTCGGTCCTGGCGCTCGCATCCAGCTACGACGTCGAAATGCCGCTCACCGATGCGGTGCACCGAGTGTGTCATAAGGGGCTCTCGGTGAACGAGGCGATCGCCCTGCTGTTGGGCCGCACCACCAAGCCGGAATAG
- a CDS encoding D-alanine--D-alanine ligase family protein, translating to MTASNRVRVAVVFGGRSNEHAISCVSAGSILRNLDPQRFDVVAVGITPQGSWVLTDGDPDALAITNRQLPAVSAESGTELALPADPQRGGQLVSLGPGAVEVLGSVDVVFPVLHGPYGEDGTIQGLLELAGVPYVGAGVLASAAGMDKEFTKKLLVAEGLPVGPYTVMRPSQSTLHPEECEQLGLPAFVKPARGGSSIGVSRVSRWDELPAALEFARRHDPKVIVEAAINGRELECGVLEMPDGTVEASTLGEIRVAGVRGREDSFYDFETKYLDDAAELDVPAKVDDDVAIAVRQLAIRAFAAIDCQGLARVDFFLTDDGPVINEINTMPGFTTISMYPRMWAASGVDYPTLLATMVDTAIARGVGLR from the coding sequence GTGACTGCCTCCAACCGGGTGCGCGTCGCCGTCGTTTTCGGCGGGCGCAGCAACGAGCACGCCATCTCGTGCGTGTCGGCGGGCAGCATTCTGCGCAACCTGGACCCGCAGCGCTTCGACGTCGTCGCGGTCGGGATCACCCCGCAAGGCTCCTGGGTGCTGACCGACGGAGACCCCGACGCGCTGGCAATCACCAACCGGCAACTGCCCGCGGTGAGCGCCGAATCGGGCACCGAGCTGGCTCTGCCGGCCGACCCGCAGCGTGGCGGACAGCTGGTGTCGCTGGGACCCGGCGCCGTCGAGGTGCTGGGTTCGGTCGACGTGGTGTTTCCGGTGCTGCACGGTCCCTACGGCGAGGACGGCACAATCCAAGGCCTGCTCGAACTCGCCGGGGTCCCCTACGTCGGCGCGGGTGTGCTGGCCAGCGCTGCGGGCATGGACAAGGAATTCACCAAGAAGCTTCTGGTCGCCGAGGGACTGCCGGTGGGCCCGTACACGGTGATGCGACCGTCGCAGTCCACGCTGCACCCCGAAGAATGTGAACAGCTGGGCTTGCCAGCTTTCGTCAAACCCGCGCGCGGCGGCTCGTCGATCGGCGTCAGCCGGGTGTCGCGCTGGGACGAGCTGCCCGCCGCTCTCGAGTTCGCGCGCCGTCACGATCCGAAGGTCATTGTCGAGGCGGCGATCAACGGTCGCGAACTGGAATGCGGCGTCCTTGAAATGCCGGACGGCACAGTCGAAGCCAGCACGCTGGGTGAGATCCGGGTGGCCGGGGTGCGCGGCCGCGAGGACTCCTTCTATGACTTTGAAACCAAGTACCTCGACGACGCGGCCGAATTAGACGTACCGGCAAAGGTCGATGACGATGTCGCTATCGCGGTGCGACAGTTGGCGATTCGGGCGTTCGCTGCCATCGACTGCCAGGGTCTGGCCAGGGTGGACTTCTTCCTCACCGACGACGGCCCGGTGATCAACGAGATCAACACCATGCCGGGGTTCACCACCATCTCGATGTACCCGCGGATGTGGGCGGCCAGCGGCGTCGACTACCCGACGTTATTGGCCACGATGGTGGACACCGCAATCGCGCGCGGCGTCGGCTTGCGTTAA
- a CDS encoding DUF3515 domain-containing protein produces the protein MGETSEVARQVTDQSDPGGPPRAVLIAALAVALATIAGILVFAATRATPQRPVTIATVPAPQAANAECRALAAALPARLGDFQRAATAQPPPEGASAWQSGSDTVIVRCGLQRPEEFVIGSPIQVVDRVQWFRVAAQSDTPESGGGAGRSTWYTVDRPVYVAITLPAGSGPTAIQDLSGVIDRTMAAVPIDPAPVR, from the coding sequence ATGGGCGAAACGTCGGAGGTGGCCAGGCAGGTGACGGATCAGTCCGATCCCGGCGGGCCACCGCGCGCGGTGCTGATCGCAGCGCTGGCCGTCGCCCTGGCGACGATTGCGGGGATCTTGGTGTTCGCGGCCACCCGCGCCACCCCGCAGCGGCCTGTGACGATTGCAACGGTGCCCGCCCCGCAAGCCGCTAACGCCGAGTGCCGGGCGCTGGCGGCGGCGCTGCCCGCCCGGCTCGGAGATTTCCAGCGCGCCGCCACAGCGCAGCCCCCGCCGGAGGGGGCCAGCGCCTGGCAATCCGGATCCGACACCGTCATCGTGCGATGCGGACTGCAACGCCCCGAGGAATTCGTGATCGGCTCGCCGATCCAGGTTGTCGACCGGGTGCAGTGGTTCCGGGTGGCGGCGCAGTCCGACACACCCGAATCGGGCGGCGGCGCAGGCAGATCCACCTGGTACACCGTGGACCGGCCGGTCTACGTAGCCATCACACTGCCCGCGGGATCGGGCCCCACCGCGATCCAGGACCTCTCCGGGGTCATCGACCGCACCATGGCGGCGGTGCCGATCGACCCGGCACCTGTCCGTTAA
- a CDS encoding thiamine-phosphate kinase: protein MRNESETLQQLGEFGVIERLVRDRRQAAGVVLGPGDDAAVVSAGDGRTLVSTDMLVQDRHFRLDWSTPHDVGRKAIAQNAADIEAMGGRPTAFVVGFGGPGSTTVEKMSALVDGMWDEAQRVGASIAGGDLVSCPQWVVSVTVLGELDGRAPVLRSGAQVGSTVAVSGDLGRSAAGYELWRTGIEEFDELRSHHLVPRPPYGQGPVAAVAGATAMIDISDGLIGDLRHVAEASGVEIDLSTAALTPDRDALSAAATRLGVDAWDWVMGGGEDHALVACFAGDVPDGWRVIGHVRQGPVRVLVDGEEWSGYAGWQSY from the coding sequence GTGCGCAACGAGTCCGAGACACTGCAGCAACTCGGTGAGTTCGGTGTGATCGAACGCTTGGTGCGCGACCGGCGCCAGGCCGCTGGGGTTGTGTTGGGCCCGGGCGACGACGCCGCGGTGGTGTCGGCTGGCGACGGACGCACCTTGGTGTCGACCGATATGTTGGTGCAGGACCGGCACTTTCGGTTAGATTGGTCGACTCCACACGATGTCGGGCGCAAGGCCATCGCCCAGAACGCGGCGGACATCGAGGCGATGGGGGGTCGTCCGACAGCGTTTGTGGTGGGTTTCGGCGGGCCGGGTAGCACGACGGTTGAGAAGATGAGCGCCTTGGTCGACGGGATGTGGGACGAGGCGCAACGTGTCGGTGCCAGTATCGCCGGCGGAGACTTGGTGAGCTGCCCGCAGTGGGTGGTGTCGGTGACCGTGCTGGGTGAACTCGACGGCCGCGCGCCGGTGCTGCGCTCCGGGGCACAGGTGGGTTCGACGGTCGCCGTCAGCGGCGACCTGGGGCGGTCGGCCGCTGGGTATGAGTTGTGGCGCACCGGGATCGAGGAGTTCGACGAGCTGCGCTCGCACCACCTGGTACCGCGGCCGCCCTATGGTCAGGGGCCGGTGGCCGCGGTTGCGGGCGCTACGGCGATGATCGACATCTCTGACGGTTTGATCGGCGACCTGCGGCATGTGGCCGAGGCGTCCGGGGTGGAAATCGACCTGTCGACCGCGGCGCTGACGCCCGACCGGGATGCCTTGTCCGCTGCTGCAACTCGGCTCGGGGTGGATGCTTGGGATTGGGTGATGGGCGGTGGCGAGGACCATGCGCTGGTGGCCTGTTTCGCCGGCGATGTGCCCGACGGGTGGCGGGTGATCGGACATGTGCGGCAGGGGCCGGTCCGGGTGCTGGTCGACGGGGAGGAATGGAGTGGGTATGCCGGCTGGCAGTCGTACTAG
- a CDS encoding uracil-DNA glycosylase, with the protein MTPRPLSELVEPGWARALGPVSDQVTRMGQFLREEIAAGRRYLPAGPNVLRAFTFPFDDVRVLIVGQDPYPTPGHAVGLSFSVAPDVRPLPRSLSNIFDEYSNDLGYPTPSCGDLTPWAQRGVLLLNRVLTVRPSNPASHRGKGWEAVTECAIRALVAREQPMVAILWGRDASTLKPMLAEGNCTAIESPHPSPLSASRGFFGSRPFSRANELLTGMGGEPIDWRLP; encoded by the coding sequence ATGACCCCGCGTCCGCTGAGCGAACTCGTTGAGCCTGGCTGGGCCAGAGCACTGGGGCCGGTTTCCGATCAGGTCACTCGGATGGGCCAATTCCTTCGTGAGGAGATCGCGGCCGGGCGGCGATACCTCCCAGCCGGACCGAACGTGTTGCGCGCCTTCACCTTTCCATTCGACGATGTTCGGGTTCTGATCGTGGGACAGGACCCGTACCCGACGCCCGGGCACGCGGTGGGCTTGAGTTTTTCGGTGGCGCCCGACGTACGCCCGCTGCCGCGCAGCCTGTCCAACATCTTTGACGAGTACAGCAACGACCTCGGTTACCCGACGCCGTCATGCGGCGACCTGACGCCGTGGGCGCAGCGCGGTGTGCTGTTACTGAACAGGGTCCTCACCGTACGTCCCAGCAACCCGGCTTCGCACCGGGGCAAAGGCTGGGAAGCAGTGACGGAGTGCGCGATTCGCGCGCTCGTGGCACGCGAGCAGCCGATGGTCGCGATCCTGTGGGGCCGCGACGCGTCAACGCTCAAGCCGATGCTGGCCGAAGGCAATTGCACGGCCATCGAATCCCCGCACCCGTCGCCCCTATCGGCATCGCGCGGGTTCTTCGGGTCGCGGCCGTTCAGTCGAGCCAATGAACTGCTGACCGGGATGGGCGGCGAGCCGATCGACTGGCGGTTGCCCTGA
- a CDS encoding nuclear transport factor 2 family protein, whose protein sequence is MSDSATAITNLIYTYAQLLDSGDLDGVAALFEHGRICGVEDGPPETIFRGTTGVRAMYEMSIRLYEDGTPKTHHNTSNVQLHIDEANGTARSSSYYCVTQATPDLPLQVIVTGHYKDTFQRIDGVWWFDSRTMFIDQVGDLGHHLKF, encoded by the coding sequence ATGAGTGACAGCGCAACGGCGATCACCAATCTCATCTACACCTATGCGCAACTCCTCGACAGCGGTGACCTCGACGGTGTCGCCGCTCTTTTCGAGCACGGCCGCATCTGCGGGGTGGAGGACGGGCCGCCGGAGACCATCTTCCGGGGAACCACCGGGGTGCGCGCCATGTACGAGATGAGCATCCGCCTCTACGAGGACGGCACCCCCAAGACCCACCACAACACCAGCAATGTGCAACTGCACATCGACGAGGCCAACGGCACCGCGCGCAGCTCCTCCTACTACTGCGTCACCCAAGCCACGCCGGATCTGCCGTTGCAGGTGATCGTAACCGGGCACTACAAGGACACCTTCCAGCGGATCGACGGCGTCTGGTGGTTCGACAGCCGCACCATGTTCATCGACCAGGTGGGCGATCTGGGCCACCACCTGAAATTCTGA
- a CDS encoding mycofactocin-coupled SDR family oxidoreductase: MALLDGRVVFITGAARGQGRSHAVMCAEEGANIVGVDICQDLDVVPYRMGTSEDLEETARLVEKTGQHMHIQQADVRDKAALQVAFDAGVQQFGHIDTVIANAGVILTNPDERDSSEALRLGIDIMLIGVWNTFQVALPHLRERGQGGNLIATSSMAALLDLTDGRGGSDAYNMSKLAITGLVRSYANLLAAERIRVNAVAPTNCATPMVTDNPALFKVVEQMPNLVNAMQTALPDLPMIEPRDVSNAILFLISDLGRAFTGSVFKVDAGMDIRR, encoded by the coding sequence ATGGCCTTACTCGACGGCCGCGTCGTATTCATCACGGGCGCCGCGCGCGGTCAGGGACGGTCACACGCTGTGATGTGTGCCGAAGAGGGCGCGAACATCGTCGGCGTCGACATCTGCCAGGACCTTGACGTGGTGCCCTACCGGATGGGCACCTCCGAGGACCTCGAGGAGACCGCTCGGCTCGTCGAGAAGACAGGTCAGCACATGCACATCCAGCAAGCGGATGTGCGCGATAAGGCCGCCCTGCAAGTAGCATTCGATGCCGGCGTGCAGCAGTTCGGCCACATTGACACCGTCATCGCCAACGCCGGTGTTATTCTCACAAACCCCGACGAGCGCGACTCCTCCGAGGCGCTGCGCCTCGGCATCGACATCATGTTGATCGGTGTGTGGAACACCTTCCAGGTGGCGCTCCCACATCTGCGGGAGCGTGGCCAGGGCGGCAATCTGATCGCCACCAGCTCGATGGCCGCCTTGCTCGACCTCACCGATGGCCGTGGCGGTTCGGACGCCTACAACATGTCGAAGCTAGCGATCACCGGACTGGTGCGTTCGTACGCGAATCTGCTTGCAGCGGAGCGCATCCGCGTAAATGCTGTCGCGCCCACCAATTGCGCAACACCGATGGTGACCGACAACCCAGCGCTGTTCAAGGTGGTAGAACAGATGCCGAACCTGGTCAACGCCATGCAAACAGCGCTTCCTGACCTTCCCATGATCGAGCCGAGAGACGTCAGCAACGCGATTCTGTTCCTCATCTCCGATCTGGGCCGGGCGTTTACCGGAAGCGTATTCAAAGTCGATGCTGGAATGGACATCCGCCGCTGA
- a CDS encoding acyl-CoA dehydrogenase family protein: MPSEYGRYASDIAGFRQDFRRFLQELQWAAEWRAAAFDNAEEGLAFDANVLGRLFEAGWCRYGWPPSAGGLGGNEIHRAVYYEELANATLPVPAQHWTLETLGPALLKFAPRLAAEHLPKYLSGAEWWGQGFSEPEAGSDLANLRTRAADDGHGGFVVNGQKIWTSQGSTAARLLVLARTGTAESRHRGLTMFMIDANSPGVTIRPIAIASGRQELAEVFFDDVRVDTSRLVGDMGQGWAVAMYLMQFERGMYGYAALTKTLSRLTLLRNEMAKRKTSAAHRQRFAQTYVAVVAAQARCAATVRKLASGTPIGPATSVDKLLFSTAEKDAGDLILDIRRDWMIGGYEETDRNELDTARAEWWYSRAATIMGGTAEIQRGIIADHLLRLPKEVGK, from the coding sequence GTGCCCTCCGAATATGGCAGATACGCGTCGGACATCGCCGGCTTCCGCCAGGACTTTCGACGATTCCTTCAGGAGTTGCAATGGGCAGCCGAATGGCGTGCCGCCGCTTTCGATAACGCCGAGGAAGGCTTGGCGTTCGATGCGAACGTCCTGGGCCGTCTGTTCGAGGCGGGGTGGTGCCGATATGGATGGCCCCCCTCAGCCGGGGGTTTAGGGGGTAACGAAATACACCGGGCTGTCTACTACGAAGAACTCGCCAACGCTACCTTGCCGGTCCCGGCCCAACACTGGACCCTAGAGACATTAGGCCCGGCACTGCTTAAGTTCGCCCCGCGCCTTGCGGCCGAACACCTGCCCAAGTACCTCAGTGGCGCGGAGTGGTGGGGACAAGGGTTCTCGGAACCCGAAGCCGGCAGCGACCTGGCCAACTTGCGCACGCGCGCGGCCGACGACGGGCACGGGGGGTTCGTCGTAAACGGCCAGAAAATTTGGACGAGCCAGGGTTCGACCGCCGCTCGACTGCTGGTGCTGGCACGCACCGGAACCGCGGAAAGTCGCCATCGTGGGCTGACGATGTTCATGATCGATGCGAACAGTCCCGGCGTCACGATCCGGCCCATCGCGATTGCGAGCGGACGGCAGGAACTAGCCGAAGTGTTCTTCGACGACGTGCGCGTCGACACGTCGCGCCTCGTCGGCGACATGGGACAGGGATGGGCTGTGGCGATGTATCTGATGCAGTTCGAACGGGGGATGTACGGTTATGCGGCCTTGACGAAGACCCTCAGTCGGCTGACTCTACTGCGCAACGAGATGGCCAAGCGCAAAACGTCTGCGGCCCATCGCCAAAGGTTTGCCCAGACCTATGTTGCGGTCGTAGCGGCGCAGGCCCGGTGCGCCGCCACGGTCCGCAAACTGGCCTCTGGAACACCGATCGGACCAGCTACCAGCGTCGACAAGCTGCTGTTCTCCACCGCGGAAAAAGACGCAGGAGATCTGATTCTCGATATCCGGCGCGACTGGATGATCGGTGGTTACGAGGAGACGGATCGAAATGAGTTGGACACCGCTCGAGCCGAATGGTGGTACTCGCGCGCGGCCACGATCATGGGCGGTACTGCCGAGATTCAGCGCGGGATCATCGCCGACCACCTTCTGCGGCTCCCGAAGGAGGTCGGTAAGTGA
- a CDS encoding acyl-CoA dehydrogenase family protein, producing MIEEAVFRVFEGLAEKGTEHTEIGSQLDELGWAEIEVEYPTDACALLFRAQGRSLAQTDCLQRTLLSELAGLIDGPVDGIVLPDLAEDCEPSFDPMNIAGVIVGPPRGRVVVPVSSDGAVSLGVIDAAHLQSRRMDTFDSSVYWTRVTGRLDGPRVAAATEWQRVIAAARRAIATELTEIASAALRIAVEHARVRIQFGVPIGSFQAPRHALADAFARLEGAKAVLDESWRDGGRMSAQTAKAAAGRAHREVCAAAQQVCGAIGISAEHDLPRYIARGFQLDALCGSYQQLEASLADRLLETKATARSLPMFAASQ from the coding sequence ATGATCGAAGAGGCAGTTTTCAGGGTGTTCGAGGGTCTTGCCGAGAAGGGCACCGAACACACCGAGATCGGTTCACAGCTGGACGAACTCGGCTGGGCGGAGATCGAAGTGGAATATCCGACAGACGCGTGCGCTCTGCTCTTCCGTGCGCAGGGCCGGTCATTGGCCCAGACCGATTGCCTGCAGCGCACGTTGCTCAGCGAGCTCGCCGGCCTCATAGACGGCCCGGTTGACGGCATCGTGCTGCCCGATCTGGCCGAGGACTGTGAGCCCAGCTTCGACCCCATGAACATCGCGGGCGTGATCGTCGGGCCTCCGCGTGGCCGGGTGGTCGTGCCTGTTTCAAGCGATGGCGCAGTGTCGCTGGGCGTGATCGATGCCGCGCACCTGCAATCGCGGCGAATGGATACCTTCGACTCCTCCGTCTACTGGACCCGGGTGACGGGTCGACTGGACGGGCCGAGGGTTGCAGCCGCAACCGAATGGCAGCGTGTAATCGCCGCTGCGCGACGGGCCATCGCTACCGAACTGACCGAGATTGCAAGCGCCGCATTGCGCATCGCCGTCGAACACGCACGGGTTCGTATTCAGTTCGGCGTCCCGATCGGGTCCTTTCAGGCTCCCCGTCACGCCCTGGCGGACGCCTTCGCGCGACTGGAGGGCGCCAAGGCGGTGCTCGACGAGTCCTGGCGCGACGGCGGCCGAATGTCGGCGCAAACCGCCAAGGCGGCGGCCGGCCGAGCCCACCGCGAGGTGTGCGCGGCAGCCCAACAAGTGTGCGGTGCGATCGGTATCAGTGCCGAACACGACCTGCCACGCTACATCGCCCGTGGGTTTCAGCTTGATGCGCTCTGTGGCTCGTATCAACAGCTTGAGGCGTCCCTCGCCGATCGGCTGCTCGAGACGAAGGCGACTGCCCGTAGCCTTCCCATGTTTGCCGCAAGCCAATGA
- a CDS encoding acyl-CoA dehydrogenase family protein: MRRNIFDQIHDDFRATAREFFERECAPHAEEWERDGKASREAWLAAGKLGLIGWALPEKYGGLGIIDYRFNQIVSEEFFASGTVGIGLGVQNDILVPYLTDLTTDEQKARWLPKFISGEYIGSIAMSEPAAGSDLAGIKTSASDEGDHWVVNGQKTFISNGLLSSLVLTAVKTDPSAGRRGLSLLMIEDGMAGFTRGRKLDKIGQHSADTAELFFDNVRVPKANLVGDLNRGFYHLVSHLATERLGVACYALPMARRSLELTKAYALERTAFGQPIGKFQVNRHFIAEMQTKLDAAQTYLDQCVLAANDGTLSDEDAAGLKWWTSEVQWEIVDRCLQMHGGYGYMNEYEVARLWRDSRVQRLYAGTTEIMKDLMGRAMGY, encoded by the coding sequence TTGCGACGCAACATATTTGATCAGATCCACGACGATTTTCGGGCAACCGCCCGCGAATTCTTCGAGCGGGAGTGCGCTCCCCACGCTGAGGAATGGGAACGCGACGGCAAGGCCAGCAGGGAGGCCTGGCTTGCCGCGGGAAAGCTCGGGTTGATTGGCTGGGCGCTGCCGGAGAAGTACGGTGGCCTGGGTATCATCGATTATCGCTTCAACCAAATCGTTTCCGAGGAATTCTTTGCTTCGGGCACCGTGGGGATTGGTCTAGGCGTCCAAAACGATATTTTGGTGCCATATCTGACCGACCTGACCACCGATGAGCAGAAGGCCCGCTGGCTGCCCAAATTCATCTCCGGGGAATACATCGGCTCGATTGCGATGTCCGAACCGGCCGCCGGCTCGGATCTGGCCGGCATCAAGACCAGCGCCAGCGACGAGGGCGACCACTGGGTGGTAAACGGCCAGAAGACGTTTATCAGTAACGGTCTGTTGTCCTCGCTGGTGCTGACGGCGGTAAAGACGGATCCCTCAGCCGGTCGCCGCGGCCTGAGCTTACTCATGATTGAAGACGGCATGGCGGGCTTTACCCGAGGCCGTAAACTCGACAAGATCGGTCAGCATTCCGCAGACACTGCTGAACTGTTCTTCGACAACGTTCGGGTACCCAAGGCAAACCTCGTGGGGGACCTCAATCGAGGCTTCTATCATCTAGTGTCGCACCTCGCCACAGAGCGTCTCGGCGTCGCCTGTTATGCGCTGCCCATGGCGCGCCGTTCCCTTGAACTCACCAAGGCCTACGCGCTTGAGCGGACCGCATTCGGTCAGCCGATCGGGAAGTTTCAAGTCAATCGCCACTTCATCGCCGAGATGCAGACCAAACTCGACGCTGCCCAGACCTATCTCGACCAATGTGTGCTGGCCGCCAATGACGGAACCCTGAGCGATGAGGACGCGGCGGGGCTGAAATGGTGGACGTCAGAGGTGCAGTGGGAGATCGTCGATCGCTGCTTGCAGATGCACGGCGGCTACGGATACATGAACGAGTACGAGGTTGCGCGACTGTGGCGGGATTCGCGGGTGCAGCGTCTCTATGCGGGCACGACCGAAATCATGAAAGACTTGATGGGACGGGCGATGGGGTATTGA
- a CDS encoding FadR/GntR family transcriptional regulator, protein MEVESLREPKMADRVAAVLRKMLVRGEITEGSMLPSESELMERFGVSRPTLREAFRVLESESLIKVERGVRGGARVHRPRRQTLARYAGLILEYEGVTLKDVYDARVTIETPMIVQLAQNHTAAIIKELEQIVEDEANLPPGEEAVEQLTDFHAAIARLCGNQTLQMVSEMLHHIIVKANRSLQPATGARAEQAARRSAKTHRLVLDLIKAGDAEGASELWSRHLKKGEEYVLTGSMLSTVVDLLE, encoded by the coding sequence ATGGAGGTCGAAAGCCTTCGAGAACCGAAGATGGCAGATCGCGTCGCGGCTGTGCTTCGTAAGATGTTGGTCCGCGGCGAGATCACCGAGGGCAGCATGTTGCCCTCGGAATCCGAGCTGATGGAGCGTTTCGGGGTATCTCGACCGACGCTGCGCGAGGCATTCCGCGTGCTCGAGTCGGAGTCGTTAATCAAGGTCGAACGCGGCGTGCGCGGGGGGGCGCGGGTCCATCGACCGCGGCGGCAGACCTTGGCACGATATGCGGGTCTGATTCTTGAATATGAAGGAGTCACGCTCAAAGACGTCTACGACGCCCGCGTGACGATCGAGACGCCGATGATCGTGCAGCTTGCACAGAACCACACGGCTGCGATCATCAAAGAACTCGAGCAGATCGTCGAGGACGAGGCGAATCTGCCACCCGGCGAAGAGGCTGTCGAGCAGCTCACGGATTTTCACGCTGCCATCGCGCGGCTGTGCGGCAACCAGACCTTGCAGATGGTCAGCGAAATGCTGCACCACATTATCGTCAAGGCCAACAGATCGCTGCAGCCGGCCACAGGAGCACGCGCCGAGCAGGCTGCACGGCGTTCCGCCAAAACTCATCGGCTGGTACTCGACCTGATTAAAGCCGGCGATGCCGAAGGCGCCAGCGAGTTATGGAGCCGGCACTTGAAGAAGGGCGAGGAGTATGTCCTGACCGGGTCGATGTTGTCCACCGTGGTGGATCTGCTCGAATGA
- a CDS encoding enoyl-CoA hydratase/isomerase family protein — MTTSEVATLAGYEAFAPSLLVEKIGGAHLIRINRPETLNAVNEDVHEAFAGIWRVLENDEDVRAVVITGAGKAFSAGGDMVMFSRLIEDPDARAKQIADARTVFLEIINFSKPLVSAVNGPAVGLGCSIALLSDLLVMGEGSYLADPHVAVGLTAGDGGAAMMPLLVGMIKAKEFVLLGEQITAQIAKDVGLATRVVSDDRVLEEGLALGERLASLPSQAVQSTKRAMNMHLSRAALGVLEYALAAEYTSFSTPEFKDRVAAFRARSNRS, encoded by the coding sequence ATGACCACATCAGAAGTTGCGACACTGGCGGGATATGAGGCTTTCGCGCCGTCGCTGCTGGTCGAAAAGATCGGCGGCGCGCATCTGATCCGGATCAATCGCCCTGAGACGTTAAACGCCGTCAACGAGGACGTCCACGAGGCGTTCGCCGGGATCTGGCGCGTGCTCGAGAACGACGAGGATGTCCGTGCCGTCGTGATCACCGGCGCCGGAAAGGCCTTCTCCGCCGGCGGCGACATGGTGATGTTCAGCCGGCTGATCGAGGATCCCGACGCGCGCGCCAAGCAGATCGCCGACGCGCGAACCGTCTTTCTGGAAATCATCAACTTCAGCAAACCGCTCGTGTCGGCCGTCAACGGCCCCGCCGTCGGACTGGGGTGTTCCATAGCTCTGCTGTCGGACCTGTTGGTGATGGGCGAAGGCAGCTATCTTGCCGATCCTCATGTAGCAGTTGGTCTGACCGCAGGTGACGGCGGTGCAGCGATGATGCCGTTACTGGTGGGCATGATTAAGGCCAAGGAGTTCGTGCTGCTCGGTGAGCAGATTACCGCTCAGATCGCCAAGGATGTGGGCCTGGCGACGCGGGTGGTGTCCGACGACCGTGTTCTGGAGGAAGGTCTTGCGCTTGGCGAGCGGTTGGCGAGCCTGCCCTCGCAGGCTGTGCAATCGACCAAGAGGGCGATGAACATGCACCTTTCGCGGGCTGCGCTCGGCGTGTTGGAGTACGCGTTGGCGGCGGAGTACACATCGTTCTCGACCCCCGAATTCAAGGACAGGGTAGCCGCATTTCGCGCTCGTTCGAACCGATCTTGA